In Microvenator marinus, one genomic interval encodes:
- the arsC gene encoding arsenate reductase (glutaredoxin) (This arsenate reductase requires both glutathione and glutaredoxin to convert arsenate to arsenite, after which the efflux transporter formed by ArsA and ArsB can extrude the arsenite from the cell, providing resistance.), with amino-acid sequence MKVKIWHNPRCTKSRQALALLEEKGIDTEIYLYMKEPPSKAAIKDVLKSLGITAHELARTKEDAFKEQNLAEATEEALIDAMTKEPKLIERPIVISTKGAVIGRPTENVLEVI; translated from the coding sequence ATGAAAGTAAAAATCTGGCACAACCCACGATGCACCAAGTCCCGTCAAGCCCTCGCACTCCTCGAGGAGAAGGGCATCGACACCGAGATCTATCTCTACATGAAGGAGCCTCCATCAAAGGCCGCCATCAAGGACGTTTTGAAATCCCTAGGCATCACCGCGCATGAACTCGCGCGGACAAAGGAAGATGCCTTTAAGGAACAAAACCTCGCTGAGGCCACCGAAGAGGCATTGATCGACGCAATGACCAAAGAGCCGAAATTGATCGAGAGGCCTATCGTGATCTCCACAAAGGGCGCGGTGATCGGCCGTCCAACCGAAAATGTACTCGAAGTCATTTGA
- a CDS encoding OmpP1/FadL family transporter, whose product MDTLRVQFGIILAGCLVASTSFAGPFDLYGAGPRGSAMGAQSASSGDAWSIYYNVAGLADSTPGFSIGGFATHNNAQILLKARPGGYEIPDIEGARYGTPSGEEPNARRDTDDIAPIYALQFSGVTSLGIERLRLGFIAHLPTTELLVLKTHFADERERLSSNQLQFELIDGQSRRFAAEAGLAYRATDWLSVGIGGTFLTGANVGTDVFVRDPTDQSNTDINADVTTENRWGLLAGVQVALPLNLRLGLSYRGPVSFRIQGENEILVSGAAGTETQRIDWTPKYSPSSFNLGASWEIGAFEIAADARWIRWSEYRDTQSQRPEFSDVLSSRLGLEYDTSDESRLRLGLGWDPSPVPDQTGRTNYVDNSRFLASIGSSHDLLVAGLGLEWSWFLQFQFLMERETDKVALDTHPECAPGVSEICDEVPDSAINPQTGLAYPEAQGLQTGNPGFPGYVSGGWIGALGMEVRF is encoded by the coding sequence GTGGACACGTTGAGGGTTCAGTTCGGCATTATTCTCGCTGGTTGTTTAGTTGCCTCGACCTCATTTGCCGGCCCGTTTGATCTCTACGGCGCTGGGCCGCGTGGGAGTGCCATGGGCGCTCAGTCTGCGAGCTCCGGGGATGCATGGTCGATCTATTACAATGTTGCAGGCCTCGCAGATTCTACGCCTGGCTTTAGTATTGGCGGCTTCGCGACCCACAATAACGCTCAGATCTTGCTCAAGGCGCGCCCCGGCGGGTACGAGATCCCGGATATCGAAGGAGCGCGCTACGGCACACCAAGCGGTGAAGAGCCCAACGCTCGGCGAGATACCGACGATATCGCTCCGATTTACGCGCTTCAGTTTAGCGGCGTGACCTCGCTTGGCATCGAGCGGCTGCGCCTGGGATTCATCGCCCATCTACCCACCACCGAACTCTTGGTCTTGAAGACCCATTTTGCCGATGAGCGCGAGCGCCTATCGAGCAACCAACTTCAGTTTGAACTGATCGATGGCCAATCTAGACGCTTTGCGGCAGAGGCTGGTTTGGCGTATCGGGCCACAGACTGGCTTTCGGTCGGGATTGGAGGCACCTTTCTCACAGGCGCCAACGTTGGGACAGATGTGTTTGTGCGAGACCCCACAGACCAATCGAATACCGATATCAATGCAGACGTGACCACCGAAAATCGCTGGGGATTGCTGGCCGGGGTCCAAGTTGCGCTGCCACTCAATCTTCGTCTTGGTCTGAGTTACCGGGGCCCAGTTTCATTTCGGATCCAGGGCGAGAATGAGATTTTGGTTTCCGGCGCGGCCGGCACCGAGACACAACGAATCGACTGGACGCCAAAATATAGTCCGAGCTCCTTCAATCTCGGTGCCTCATGGGAGATTGGCGCCTTTGAGATTGCTGCGGATGCTCGGTGGATCCGATGGAGTGAGTATCGAGACACACAATCGCAACGGCCAGAGTTTAGCGACGTGTTGAGCAGCAGGCTTGGGCTTGAATACGACACAAGCGATGAGAGCCGTCTGCGGCTGGGATTAGGCTGGGATCCGTCGCCGGTTCCCGATCAGACAGGTCGAACGAACTACGTGGATAACTCCAGATTCTTGGCATCCATCGGCTCATCGCACGACCTCTTGGTCGCGGGGCTTGGGCTTGAGTGGTCGTGGTTTCTTCAATTTCAGTTCTTGATGGAGCGAGAGACCGACAAAGTCGCGTTGGACACGCATCCCGAATGTGCCCCCGGCGTTAGCGAGATTTGTGATGAAGTGCCGGATTCGGCCATCAATCCTCAGACGGGCCTCGCCTATCCGGAAGCACAAGGGCTACAGACCGGTAATCCTGGTTTTCCGGGATACGTGTCTGGAGGCTGGATTGGAGCGTTGGGGATGGAGGTGCGGTTTTGA
- the panB gene encoding 3-methyl-2-oxobutanoate hydroxymethyltransferase: protein MARKTTRDIQKIYASGRAISMVTCYDFTFARLVEMAEIDTILIGDSLGNVIQGHDTTLPVEVDDIIYHTRAVARGNSSALIIADMPFMSYQASDEVGLMNAGRLMKEGGAQAVKVEGGERVAPMVKRMVDAGIPVVGHLGLTPQSVHAFGGFHVQAREEDAAEQLLQDALALQAAGAFMVVLEMVPADLAQRVTESLSIPTIGIGAGAKTSGQVLVIYDLLGLNTSFKPRFLKHFAELESVCVNALKAYKDEVEANSYPADEHSF, encoded by the coding sequence ATGGCCCGAAAGACCACCAGAGATATCCAAAAGATCTACGCGTCCGGACGCGCGATCTCCATGGTTACCTGTTACGATTTTACCTTCGCAAGACTCGTCGAAATGGCGGAAATCGACACGATTCTGATCGGCGATAGCCTCGGAAATGTGATCCAGGGTCATGACACCACGTTGCCGGTAGAGGTCGATGATATCATCTACCACACGCGTGCGGTGGCTCGCGGAAACTCAAGTGCGCTCATCATCGCGGATATGCCCTTCATGTCCTACCAAGCGAGCGATGAGGTCGGTCTCATGAACGCCGGCCGGCTCATGAAAGAAGGTGGTGCCCAGGCCGTGAAGGTCGAAGGCGGCGAGCGGGTCGCACCTATGGTCAAGAGGATGGTTGATGCTGGGATCCCCGTGGTCGGCCACCTCGGCCTAACTCCCCAATCCGTACACGCCTTTGGGGGCTTCCACGTGCAAGCGCGCGAGGAAGACGCGGCCGAGCAGCTCCTCCAAGACGCGTTGGCCCTACAGGCCGCTGGCGCTTTCATGGTGGTCCTCGAGATGGTGCCGGCTGACTTGGCCCAGCGAGTGACAGAGTCGCTTAGTATTCCAACCATCGGAATCGGCGCCGGCGCCAAAACAAGCGGGCAAGTTCTGGTTATCTACGATCTGCTGGGATTGAACACGAGCTTTAAACCTCGTTTCCTCAAGCATTTTGCCGAGCTCGAAAGCGTCTGTGTAAATGCGCTCAAAGCCTACAAGGACGAGGTCGAGGCAAACTCGTATCCGGCCGATGAACACTCTTTCTAG
- the panC gene encoding pantoate--beta-alanine ligase, with translation MKIARTIAELREARKDMGRVAFVPTMGALHSGHLSLMTAAKELADHVVVSIFVNPTQFGPNEDFDRYPRQLEKDTEACQSVGVDLLFVPTPDEMYPEGLESSTFVEVLGLTDYLCGASRPGHFRGVTTVVTKLFNAVQPQVAVFGQKDYQQAAVIARMTRELLMPIEIVAAPTARESDGLAMSSRNYNLSPEARIEALALSRSLKRAWSAFAAGESNGSVLVALTRDTLQEGLRDASRIDYVDCVDPITLEPSASIGEVGAVMCVAAHVGGVRLIDNIRLDKPLPHELQ, from the coding sequence ATGAAGATCGCCAGAACGATTGCAGAGCTCAGAGAAGCGCGAAAAGATATGGGGCGCGTAGCCTTTGTTCCGACCATGGGGGCGCTGCATTCCGGCCATCTCTCGCTGATGACCGCGGCTAAGGAATTGGCCGATCATGTGGTGGTCAGTATCTTCGTAAATCCAACTCAGTTTGGTCCCAACGAAGACTTCGACCGCTACCCGAGGCAGCTAGAGAAGGATACCGAGGCGTGCCAATCCGTAGGCGTGGACCTTCTTTTTGTGCCGACTCCCGACGAGATGTATCCCGAAGGTCTCGAGAGCAGTACTTTTGTTGAGGTACTCGGTCTAACCGACTATCTCTGCGGCGCGAGTCGGCCAGGGCACTTTCGCGGAGTGACCACCGTGGTCACAAAACTCTTCAACGCGGTTCAGCCGCAGGTCGCCGTCTTCGGGCAAAAGGATTACCAGCAAGCCGCCGTGATCGCGCGCATGACACGCGAGTTGCTCATGCCAATTGAGATTGTAGCCGCGCCAACAGCACGTGAGTCCGACGGCCTCGCGATGTCTTCGCGAAATTACAATCTTAGTCCCGAAGCTCGTATCGAAGCACTGGCGCTCTCTCGTTCGCTAAAGCGCGCTTGGTCGGCCTTCGCCGCCGGAGAGTCTAACGGGTCGGTACTCGTTGCGCTGACGCGAGACACGCTTCAAGAGGGCTTGAGAGACGCCTCGCGAATCGACTACGTAGATTGTGTGGATCCGATTACGCTCGAGCCAAGCGCCTCCATCGGTGAAGTAGGTGCGGTTATGTGCGTGGCGGCACATGTAGGCGGCGTGCGCCTGATCGACAACATCCGCCTCGACAAACCGCTGCCACATGAATTGCAATAG
- a CDS encoding TetR/AcrR family transcriptional regulator, whose protein sequence is MAQVEKVQKSQNDKRQRILEGALKAFARKGFYNTKVSEIASEAGVADGTIYLYFKNKDDLLISLFEDRMEWVIERLETELADSPGDVFEKLRQVVDMHFKLALEEPDLAEFITVELRQSAKFMKEYKNPRFLDYLRILERIVEVGQEQGVIRKDIDPRLFGRALFGALDEVLLTLTFSKNHQVEEKTRQVADLFIEGLRAR, encoded by the coding sequence ATGGCACAGGTCGAAAAAGTCCAAAAATCCCAGAACGATAAGCGCCAGAGAATTCTCGAAGGTGCGCTCAAAGCTTTCGCTCGAAAGGGATTCTACAACACCAAAGTTTCCGAAATCGCTTCGGAAGCCGGTGTCGCAGACGGAACGATTTATCTTTATTTCAAAAATAAGGACGATCTCCTCATTTCGCTTTTCGAAGATCGCATGGAGTGGGTCATCGAAAGACTCGAGACCGAGCTGGCCGATTCACCCGGCGACGTCTTCGAAAAGCTTCGGCAAGTCGTGGATATGCACTTCAAGCTCGCCCTCGAAGAACCCGATTTGGCCGAATTTATCACCGTGGAACTTCGCCAGAGTGCCAAGTTCATGAAGGAATACAAAAATCCGAGATTCTTGGATTATCTGAGGATCCTCGAACGTATTGTTGAAGTGGGGCAAGAGCAGGGTGTTATCCGCAAAGATATCGACCCTAGACTTTTTGGGCGCGCACTCTTCGGTGCGCTCGATGAAGTGCTGCTAACCCTCACGTTTTCGAAAAATCATCAAGTAGAAGAGAAGACCCGCCAGGTGGCGGATCTGTTTATTGAAGGCTTACGTGCGCGATAG
- a CDS encoding electron transfer flavoprotein subunit beta/FixA family protein, translated as MKILTTVKRVTDPDMKVKIKPDGSGIVTDGVEYKMNSFDEYGVEEAIKLKEKHDAEVVVVSVGPQDATKEIRTALAMGADRGILVETDAVLDSDAVARVLAEVVRKENPDIIIMGKQAVDSDRNQAGQLLASYLDLPQATFAFSLDVADGWATVGRETDGGTTTVRVKLPAVVTADLRLNEPRYASLPGIMKAKRKQLDTLTPDALGVDVTPRVNVLKYEAPEERQAGRIVESVDELIQVLRNEAKVI; from the coding sequence GTGAAAATCCTCACCACTGTCAAACGGGTCACCGACCCAGACATGAAGGTCAAGATCAAACCAGACGGCTCGGGCATTGTGACCGATGGCGTCGAGTACAAGATGAACTCGTTCGATGAGTACGGCGTCGAAGAGGCGATCAAACTCAAAGAAAAGCACGACGCTGAAGTTGTCGTGGTTTCTGTAGGACCGCAAGACGCGACCAAAGAGATCCGCACCGCGCTCGCGATGGGTGCTGACCGCGGAATCCTTGTGGAAACCGATGCTGTACTCGATAGCGACGCTGTCGCTCGAGTACTCGCGGAAGTCGTGCGCAAGGAAAACCCTGATATCATCATCATGGGCAAACAGGCTGTGGACTCCGACCGAAATCAGGCCGGACAGCTCCTTGCATCTTACCTCGACCTGCCACAGGCCACGTTCGCCTTCAGCCTCGACGTCGCTGACGGTTGGGCCACTGTTGGACGTGAAACCGACGGCGGTACCACCACCGTTCGCGTTAAACTTCCGGCAGTTGTGACAGCTGACCTTCGCCTCAATGAGCCGCGCTACGCGAGCTTGCCAGGCATCATGAAGGCTAAGAGAAAGCAACTCGACACCCTGACTCCCGACGCCCTCGGGGTCGACGTGACACCTCGCGTCAATGTCCTCAAGTACGAGGCGCCAGAAGAGCGTCAAGCAGGACGAATTGTCGAGTCCGTGGATGAACTCATCCAGGTTCTCAGAAACGAAGCGAAAGTTATTTAG
- a CDS encoding electron transfer flavoprotein subunit alpha/FixB family protein — protein sequence MSNVLVLAEHMGGKLRKVTLSTITFAREAAKLTGGQVYVLVLGQNVSGIVAEAAAGGADKVFFEDSAVFANYLAENYTPAIVKVAQDQGVGIICGAASTFGKDLVPRVAAKFNAGMVSDAIAIWDDGGIKFKRPLWAGNVLTTVEVTTPVKAVTVRTTEFDPIEGASPCATEAVSTGVGASDSAQFVNFDQVKSDRPELTDAAVVVAGGRGLKSGENFGMIMELADSLNGAVGASRAAVDSGYAPNDWQIGQTGKVVAPNLYFAVAISGAIQHLAGMKGSKCIVAINTNAEAPIFQVADYGLVADAFEAVPAITQKIKALG from the coding sequence ATGTCTAACGTACTTGTCCTTGCCGAACATATGGGCGGCAAGTTGAGAAAAGTTACTCTCTCCACCATTACCTTTGCCCGCGAAGCAGCGAAGCTTACGGGTGGCCAGGTATACGTTCTCGTCCTCGGCCAAAATGTGTCCGGTATCGTGGCTGAAGCCGCAGCCGGCGGCGCCGATAAGGTCTTCTTCGAAGACTCAGCTGTGTTCGCGAACTACCTCGCCGAAAACTACACCCCGGCAATCGTTAAGGTCGCCCAAGATCAAGGTGTGGGAATCATTTGTGGTGCCGCGAGCACATTCGGCAAAGACCTCGTGCCGCGCGTCGCTGCGAAGTTCAATGCCGGTATGGTCTCCGACGCCATCGCGATCTGGGATGACGGCGGAATCAAGTTCAAGCGCCCACTCTGGGCCGGAAACGTCCTCACCACTGTGGAAGTCACCACACCTGTTAAGGCCGTGACCGTTCGAACCACAGAATTCGACCCGATCGAAGGGGCTAGCCCGTGCGCAACCGAAGCCGTATCTACCGGCGTAGGCGCATCGGATTCGGCGCAATTCGTGAATTTCGATCAGGTCAAGAGTGACCGTCCGGAATTGACGGATGCAGCCGTAGTTGTGGCTGGTGGACGTGGTCTGAAGTCCGGAGAAAACTTCGGCATGATCATGGAGCTCGCGGACTCGCTCAACGGTGCCGTTGGTGCCTCACGCGCGGCCGTGGACAGCGGATACGCGCCAAACGACTGGCAGATCGGACAAACGGGTAAGGTCGTCGCGCCTAACCTCTACTTCGCTGTCGCAATCTCGGGCGCCATTCAGCACCTTGCTGGAATGAAAGGTTCCAAGTGTATCGTTGCGATCAACACCAATGCAGAAGCACCGATCTTCCAGGTCGCAGACTACGGTTTGGTCGCTGATGCGTTCGAGGCAGTTCCAGCCATCACGCAGAAGATCAAGGCTCTAGGTTAG
- a CDS encoding sulfatase-like hydrolase/transferase has protein sequence MAKTFFDGIRAAALIALILTFWSFDAASVALEQASDDSGMRFVLVAFGILGLPLLLGGSVLGILGSSWSGWFQVAQENRTDAEALEFRKKVASATLVALPIQALIVAALVAATHFLVTAAFQRVMFQALGLGAIAAVGAVGAGLVWPALVHLVFHTLAPSFKNSITTRMESSFETSRLQALTASTLVVLPLVSGLLGALVWAAHTFLIAGIESKSLQATGLLVVVWGAAVLCGALVLWACAKILPLFEKKEKPLRPVFGLIAVLSAAATALAYFWAKGLNVWGHATLLMALVAGPGLVLVFVAMWRMEIRRIAWVYGLPLAFVLLVLPSFYLAGDWASSTQTLREATNRHGALTSDLARVLQTFSDADGDGIPGRFGGGDCDDTNAEIYPGARDTPGNGIDESCSGADSELPQGNDHPSRKAVARAFETALAELKRAEENIPDPPKNLLILLVDTLRVDHLGYAGYERDTSPRIDELARESSTFLSAYATSPHTPRSIPAVFYGKYASRMNFLGAQYNYPRVHPDNTSFAEVLSESGHQNYAETSHHYFQEKRGLNQGFQNWNNDGWLDIAPSNDDIAAPRIWARTEPLIEKLAETQKSGDAAPFTLVVHLFEPHARWIHHKEYDFGKEGDPRVNAYNSEIAYTDAYIGKIIDKFKEQDLWDETVTVLVSDHGEAFNEHGFYFHGQTLYNEVIRVPLIVRVPGWHHRMIKTPVSILDVGPTLLDLLGEDAPSDYDGMSLVPLMLGQEVADRPIFSELLPYTSWKEHHKAVMLGDWKMISVLSAGSEELYNLAEDPGEKKNLIKEKPEDAQRLRRALEEFMNR, from the coding sequence GTGGCTAAGACGTTCTTTGACGGTATTCGCGCAGCTGCTTTAATCGCACTGATTCTCACGTTCTGGAGCTTCGACGCTGCGTCGGTAGCCCTCGAACAAGCATCAGACGATTCCGGCATGCGATTCGTATTAGTCGCTTTCGGTATCTTGGGTCTGCCCTTGCTCCTCGGAGGTTCCGTCCTCGGAATTCTCGGTTCGAGCTGGTCCGGATGGTTTCAAGTCGCTCAAGAGAATCGAACTGACGCTGAAGCACTAGAATTTAGGAAGAAAGTAGCCAGCGCAACGCTTGTTGCACTGCCGATCCAAGCGCTGATCGTGGCGGCTCTGGTGGCAGCCACCCACTTCCTTGTGACCGCTGCGTTTCAGCGAGTCATGTTCCAAGCCCTGGGGCTTGGCGCCATCGCTGCCGTAGGCGCCGTGGGCGCCGGACTTGTCTGGCCAGCGCTGGTCCATCTGGTTTTCCACACCCTCGCTCCCTCGTTCAAAAATTCGATTACCACCCGCATGGAATCGAGCTTTGAGACCTCGCGCCTTCAGGCACTGACGGCGTCAACATTGGTAGTGTTACCACTGGTGTCTGGTTTGCTCGGTGCGCTCGTCTGGGCAGCTCATACCTTCCTCATCGCGGGCATTGAGTCGAAGTCGTTACAGGCAACCGGCCTCCTGGTTGTTGTCTGGGGAGCTGCCGTCCTATGTGGAGCCCTCGTGCTGTGGGCCTGCGCCAAAATTCTCCCCTTGTTTGAAAAGAAGGAAAAACCACTCAGACCTGTTTTTGGTTTGATCGCCGTCTTGTCTGCCGCCGCCACGGCGCTAGCCTACTTCTGGGCAAAAGGGCTCAACGTTTGGGGCCACGCCACCCTCTTGATGGCATTGGTCGCTGGTCCCGGATTGGTTCTGGTCTTCGTCGCGATGTGGCGCATGGAGATTCGCAGGATTGCATGGGTGTATGGACTTCCTCTAGCGTTTGTCCTCCTCGTGTTGCCTTCATTTTACCTGGCTGGCGATTGGGCAAGTTCCACCCAGACGCTTCGAGAAGCCACAAATCGTCATGGGGCATTAACCTCGGACCTTGCTCGTGTTCTGCAGACGTTCTCGGATGCAGACGGTGACGGGATTCCGGGTCGTTTCGGAGGAGGCGACTGTGATGACACCAACGCCGAGATCTATCCAGGAGCTCGAGACACCCCAGGCAACGGGATCGATGAAAGCTGCTCCGGGGCCGATTCTGAGCTTCCACAGGGTAATGACCACCCATCCAGAAAGGCGGTCGCTCGAGCTTTCGAAACAGCGCTGGCCGAGCTTAAACGCGCTGAGGAAAACATTCCCGATCCGCCTAAGAATCTTCTGATTCTCCTCGTCGATACCTTGAGAGTCGACCACCTTGGATATGCCGGTTACGAGCGTGATACATCGCCGCGCATCGACGAACTTGCTCGCGAGTCGAGCACCTTCCTCTCCGCCTACGCTACGTCGCCCCACACCCCGAGGAGCATCCCAGCTGTCTTCTACGGAAAATACGCGAGCCGCATGAACTTTCTCGGCGCCCAGTACAATTACCCAAGAGTTCACCCTGACAACACGAGCTTTGCCGAAGTGCTCTCGGAATCAGGCCATCAGAATTACGCCGAGACCTCGCATCACTACTTTCAGGAGAAGCGCGGACTCAACCAGGGCTTTCAAAACTGGAACAACGACGGCTGGCTCGATATCGCCCCCTCAAATGACGATATCGCCGCTCCGAGAATCTGGGCGCGCACTGAGCCTCTGATCGAAAAGCTGGCTGAAACGCAGAAGTCCGGGGATGCCGCGCCCTTTACGCTCGTCGTTCATCTTTTCGAGCCCCATGCCCGCTGGATTCATCACAAAGAATACGATTTCGGCAAAGAGGGGGATCCTCGAGTCAACGCCTACAACTCGGAGATCGCGTACACCGATGCCTACATCGGCAAAATCATAGACAAATTTAAGGAGCAAGACCTCTGGGATGAGACTGTTACGGTGCTGGTCTCAGACCACGGCGAGGCTTTCAATGAACACGGGTTCTACTTTCACGGACAAACGCTCTACAACGAAGTGATCCGAGTTCCACTCATCGTGAGAGTTCCCGGTTGGCACCACCGCATGATCAAGACGCCAGTGTCTATCCTGGACGTGGGCCCCACATTGCTCGATCTCCTCGGTGAGGATGCGCCCTCAGATTACGATGGAATGAGCCTCGTTCCGCTCATGCTCGGCCAAGAGGTCGCCGATCGGCCCATCTTCTCGGAACTCCTTCCGTACACAAGCTGGAAAGAACACCACAAGGCAGTCATGCTCGGTGATTGGAAGATGATCTCAGTCCTCTCAGCTGGCTCGGAGGAGCTCTACAATCTGGCCGAAGACCCAGGCGAGAAGAAGAACTTGATCAAGGAGAAGCCGGAAGACGCACAACGCCTTCGCCGTGCTCTCGAAGAGTTCATGAACCGATGA
- a CDS encoding DUF523 domain-containing protein, with translation MKAASKILVSACLIGQKVRYDGAANESAHPVLLRWLEAERVVPFCPECAGGLPVPRPPAEIVGGVGMDVVLGHAAVRTRNADVSEYFLKGAQAALARCEELGIRVALLKARSPSCGSTQIYDGSFSRTLKEGEGVTTALLRQHGIEVFSEDEFELADQALGR, from the coding sequence ATGAAAGCCGCCAGTAAAATCCTCGTCAGCGCCTGCTTGATCGGGCAAAAGGTCCGATACGACGGCGCTGCAAACGAGAGCGCCCACCCCGTGTTGCTCAGATGGCTTGAGGCGGAGCGAGTTGTGCCTTTCTGCCCAGAGTGTGCCGGTGGCTTGCCCGTTCCAAGGCCCCCTGCAGAGATTGTTGGAGGCGTGGGTATGGACGTCGTCCTCGGTCATGCCGCGGTCCGAACACGAAACGCTGACGTCTCGGAGTACTTCCTGAAGGGCGCACAAGCGGCACTCGCCAGATGCGAAGAGCTCGGAATTCGAGTCGCTCTCCTCAAGGCACGATCTCCTTCGTGCGGCTCCACCCAGATCTACGATGGCTCCTTCTCGCGAACCCTGAAAGAAGGGGAGGGCGTGACCACCGCACTCCTGCGCCAGCATGGGATCGAGGTCTTTTCTGAAGACGAGTTCGAACTCGCTGACCAAGCCTTGGGGCGTTGA
- a CDS encoding proline--tRNA ligase, with product MRLSQMFIPTRKEDPAEAEVVSHKLLIRGAYMRMIARGIYTFMPLGWRSVRKIEEIVRQEMDRAGAQEVLMPGVQPSELWKESGRWEQYGPELLRFKDRKGSDFCLGPTHEEVITDLVRGEVTSYKQLPINLYQIQSKFRDEVRPRFGLMRGREFIMKDAYSFDLDAEGALKSYEIMFEAYHRICERLGFEFRAVEADTGNIGGSRSHEFQVLAETGEDEIVSCPSCGYTANVEKAEIRVEAGTVDYSESKELVVVQTPGQRTIEEVSKFLKKKPHQFIKTLIYSADSKLVAILVRGDHEANELKVKAFLKSKFGEISELRMAHDFEVEAATGAPVGYAGPVGLKIPVFADFALSTLKDGISGANQEDAHHLFVNVGRDYTPTEFVDLRQARGGDLCGRCGSTFDAHRGIEVGHVFYLGTKYSAAMNATVLDEEGNQRPMEMGCYGIGITRMLAAIIEQNHDDNGIIWPMAVAPYHVIVQPLQVQDEEVVKVADEIYAGLKAHGVEVLLDDRDLRPGNKFKDADLIGIPIRVTVGGRGVKEGIVEVKGRREESAQNIPIADVVAHVHAQVQDALSR from the coding sequence ATGCGTTTGTCTCAGATGTTTATCCCCACTCGAAAGGAAGACCCTGCTGAAGCAGAGGTCGTTAGTCATAAACTCCTGATCCGGGGGGCGTACATGCGAATGATAGCCCGCGGTATCTACACGTTCATGCCCCTGGGCTGGCGAAGCGTCAGGAAAATCGAGGAAATCGTCCGCCAGGAGATGGACCGGGCCGGGGCCCAAGAGGTCTTGATGCCTGGAGTTCAACCCTCCGAGCTCTGGAAAGAGTCGGGCCGTTGGGAGCAATACGGACCGGAGCTTCTGAGATTCAAAGACCGCAAAGGCAGTGATTTTTGCCTCGGACCCACGCACGAAGAAGTCATTACGGATCTCGTGCGCGGTGAGGTCACTAGCTACAAGCAGCTACCGATCAATCTCTACCAGATTCAATCGAAGTTCCGAGACGAAGTGCGTCCGCGATTCGGATTGATGCGGGGACGAGAGTTCATCATGAAGGACGCATACTCCTTCGATCTCGACGCCGAAGGCGCGCTAAAGAGCTATGAAATCATGTTCGAGGCCTACCACAGAATCTGCGAGCGGCTCGGGTTTGAGTTCCGCGCGGTTGAGGCAGACACCGGCAATATCGGGGGCTCACGCTCACACGAATTCCAAGTCCTGGCAGAAACCGGCGAAGACGAAATCGTGAGTTGTCCGTCCTGTGGCTATACGGCGAATGTTGAGAAGGCAGAGATTCGCGTCGAAGCGGGCACGGTGGATTACAGCGAGTCCAAGGAACTCGTCGTGGTCCAAACTCCAGGGCAGCGCACCATCGAAGAAGTCTCTAAATTCCTTAAGAAGAAGCCGCATCAATTCATCAAAACCCTGATTTATAGCGCGGACTCGAAACTCGTGGCGATTCTCGTTCGTGGAGACCACGAAGCCAACGAGCTCAAGGTCAAGGCGTTCCTAAAGTCGAAGTTCGGCGAAATCTCTGAGCTGCGCATGGCGCACGATTTTGAGGTCGAAGCGGCTACCGGAGCGCCTGTTGGCTACGCAGGTCCAGTGGGGCTAAAGATTCCTGTATTCGCTGATTTCGCGCTCTCCACACTTAAGGATGGCATCAGCGGCGCAAACCAGGAAGACGCCCACCACCTCTTCGTGAACGTAGGCCGGGACTATACTCCGACCGAGTTCGTTGACCTTCGCCAGGCTCGGGGAGGAGACCTCTGCGGCAGATGCGGGTCCACGTTCGACGCGCATCGAGGTATCGAAGTGGGCCACGTGTTCTATCTTGGCACCAAATACTCGGCTGCCATGAACGCTACAGTTCTGGATGAAGAAGGCAATCAACGTCCTATGGAAATGGGATGCTACGGGATCGGGATCACCCGAATGCTGGCCGCTATCATCGAGCAAAACCACGATGATAATGGCATCATCTGGCCGATGGCCGTGGCGCCGTATCACGTGATCGTTCAACCCTTGCAGGTCCAAGACGAAGAGGTTGTCAAGGTTGCAGACGAGATCTACGCCGGACTCAAAGCACATGGTGTTGAGGTCTTGCTCGACGACCGCGATTTGCGGCCAGGCAACAAGTTCAAAGATGCCGATCTGATCGGAATCCCAATTCGAGTGACCGTGGGTGGCCGTGGGGTCAAAGAGGGCATCGTCGAGGTTAAAGGGCGCCGCGAAGAATCGGCCCAGAATATCCCTATCGCCGATGTCGTGGCGCACGTTCACGCACAGGTTCAAGACGCACTCTCGAGGTAA